From Carya illinoinensis cultivar Pawnee chromosome 5, C.illinoinensisPawnee_v1, whole genome shotgun sequence, one genomic window encodes:
- the LOC122310899 gene encoding 2-carboxy-1,4-naphthoquinone phytyltransferase, chloroplastic isoform X3 — protein sequence MRMAATFCNLNPGSGLKKLNECLLHQSYMTRYYLDSKRSSYFLCNGRKLLHSTYRRQLEVRKGHQSQWVYLVSKSDYSGTTNEEEKEDGVSRATLIWRAVKLPMYSVALVPLTVGSAAAYFQTGICSARRFFVLLASSVLVITWLNLSNDVYDFDTGADKNKKESVVNLVGIRTGTLVAAYSLLALGFVGLTWVSMEAGSIRSIMLLACSIICGYIYQSPPFRLSYQGLGEPLCFAAFGPFASTAFYLLQGSTRKMNHLPISGTILSASILVGITTTLILFCSHFHQVEGDKAVGKMSPLVRLGTRRGSKAVKVTVITLYVLAFALGLINALPFTSILLCAFTLPMGKVFVTYVEDNHKVSDKLDNQKIFMAKYYCVRFHALFGAALAAGLVVARMMGERYVPRLILF from the exons GTATTATCTGGACTCCAAACGGTCATCATATTTCCTATGCAATGGTAGAAAACTTTTGCATAGCACTTATAGAAGGCAATTAGAAGTCAGAAAAGGACACCAATCTCAATGGGTATATTTGGTGAGTAAATCAGACTATTCTGGCACTACCaatgaagaggaaaaagaagacgGTGTGTCTAGGGCAACCTTGATATGGAGGGCGGTTAAATTACCAATGTACTCTGTTGCTTTGGTTCCTCTCACT GTGGGTAGCGCAGCTGCATATTTTCAGACAGGCATATGCTCAGCTAGGCGTTTTTTTGTTCTCTTGGCTTCCTCTGTTCTTGTTATCACATGGCTCAATTTAAG CAATGATGTTTACGATTTCGACACTGGAGCAgataagaacaaaaaagaatcaGTTGTAAACCTAGTTGGCAt CCGTACAGGAACCCTAGTTGCTGCTTATTCACTTCTTGCTCTTGGCTTCGTGGGGCTGACATGGGTATCTATGGAGGCTGGAAGTATACGTTCAATAATGTTACTGGCATGCTCAATTATTTGTGGTTATATTTATCAG AGCCCGCCATTTCGATTAAGCTACCAAGGATTGGGAGAGCCCCTGTGCTTTGCAGCATTTGGTCCATTTGCTAGTACTGCTTTCTACCTATTGCAAGGCAGCACAAG GAAGATGAACCATCTTCCCATTAGTGGCACAATTCTTTCTGCATCAATCCTAGTTGGCATCACAACAACCCTAATCCTTTTTTGTAGTCACTTCCATCAG GTAGAAGGAGATAAGGCAGTTGGAAAAATGTCCCCTCTG GTTAGGCTTGGTACCAGAAGAGGTTCAAAGGCAGTAAAGGTGACTGTCATAACACTTTATGTCCTTGCGTTTGCTCTTGGTCTAATCAATGCTCTTCCTTTTACTTCCATT CTTCTCTGTGCTTTTACATTGCCCATGGGAAAAGTGTTTGTCACATATGTCGAAGATAACCACAAGGTCAGTGATAAACTT GACAACCAGAAGATCTTCATGGCCAAATACTATTGCGTGAGATTTCATGCTTTATTCGGAGCTGCATTGGCTGCTGGATTGGTGGTGGCTAGAATGATGGGTGAAAGATATGTTCCAAGGCTTATACTCTTTTGa
- the LOC122310899 gene encoding 2-carboxy-1,4-naphthoquinone phytyltransferase, chloroplastic isoform X2, giving the protein MRMAATFCNLNPGSGLKKLNECLLHQSYMTRYYLDSKRSSYFLCNGRKLLHSTYRRQLEVRKGHQSQWVYLVSKSDYSGTTNEEEKEDGVSRATLIWRAVKLPMYSVALVPLTVGSAAAYFQTGICSARRFFVLLASSVLVITWLNLRTHIYGMYDIFLQPKLIHHNDVYDFDTGADKNKKESVVNLVGIRTGTLVAAYSLLALGFVGLTWVSMEAGSIRSIMLLACSIICGYIYQSPPFRLSYQGLGEPLCFAAFGPFASTAFYLLQGSTRKMNHLPISGTILSASILVGITTTLILFCSHFHQVEGDKAVGKMSPLVRLGTRRGSKAVKVTVITLYVLAFALGLINALPFTSILLCAFTLPMGKVFVTYVEDNHKDNQKIFMAKYYCVRFHALFGAALAAGLVVARMMGERYVPRLILF; this is encoded by the exons GTATTATCTGGACTCCAAACGGTCATCATATTTCCTATGCAATGGTAGAAAACTTTTGCATAGCACTTATAGAAGGCAATTAGAAGTCAGAAAAGGACACCAATCTCAATGGGTATATTTGGTGAGTAAATCAGACTATTCTGGCACTACCaatgaagaggaaaaagaagacgGTGTGTCTAGGGCAACCTTGATATGGAGGGCGGTTAAATTACCAATGTACTCTGTTGCTTTGGTTCCTCTCACT GTGGGTAGCGCAGCTGCATATTTTCAGACAGGCATATGCTCAGCTAGGCGTTTTTTTGTTCTCTTGGCTTCCTCTGTTCTTGTTATCACATGGCTCAATTTAAG GACACACATATATGGAATGTATGACATTTTCTTGCAACCGAAGTTGATCCATCA CAATGATGTTTACGATTTCGACACTGGAGCAgataagaacaaaaaagaatcaGTTGTAAACCTAGTTGGCAt CCGTACAGGAACCCTAGTTGCTGCTTATTCACTTCTTGCTCTTGGCTTCGTGGGGCTGACATGGGTATCTATGGAGGCTGGAAGTATACGTTCAATAATGTTACTGGCATGCTCAATTATTTGTGGTTATATTTATCAG AGCCCGCCATTTCGATTAAGCTACCAAGGATTGGGAGAGCCCCTGTGCTTTGCAGCATTTGGTCCATTTGCTAGTACTGCTTTCTACCTATTGCAAGGCAGCACAAG GAAGATGAACCATCTTCCCATTAGTGGCACAATTCTTTCTGCATCAATCCTAGTTGGCATCACAACAACCCTAATCCTTTTTTGTAGTCACTTCCATCAG GTAGAAGGAGATAAGGCAGTTGGAAAAATGTCCCCTCTG GTTAGGCTTGGTACCAGAAGAGGTTCAAAGGCAGTAAAGGTGACTGTCATAACACTTTATGTCCTTGCGTTTGCTCTTGGTCTAATCAATGCTCTTCCTTTTACTTCCATT CTTCTCTGTGCTTTTACATTGCCCATGGGAAAAGTGTTTGTCACATATGTCGAAGATAACCACAAG GACAACCAGAAGATCTTCATGGCCAAATACTATTGCGTGAGATTTCATGCTTTATTCGGAGCTGCATTGGCTGCTGGATTGGTGGTGGCTAGAATGATGGGTGAAAGATATGTTCCAAGGCTTATACTCTTTTGa
- the LOC122310899 gene encoding 2-carboxy-1,4-naphthoquinone phytyltransferase, chloroplastic isoform X4: MRMAATFCNLNPGSGLKKLNECLLHQSYMTRYYLDSKRSSYFLCNGRKLLHSTYRRQLEVRKGHQSQWVYLVSKSDYSGTTNEEEKEDGVSRATLIWRAVKLPMYSVALVPLTVGSAAAYFQTGICSARRFFVLLASSVLVITWLNLSNDVYDFDTGADKNKKESVVNLVGIRTGTLVAAYSLLALGFVGLTWVSMEAGSIRSIMLLACSIICGYIYQSPPFRLSYQGLGEPLCFAAFGPFASTAFYLLQGSTRKMNHLPISGTILSASILVGITTTLILFCSHFHQVEGDKAVGKMSPLVRLGTRRGSKAVKVTVITLYVLAFALGLINALPFTSILLCAFTLPMGKVFVTYVEDNHKDNQKIFMAKYYCVRFHALFGAALAAGLVVARMMGERYVPRLILF; this comes from the exons GTATTATCTGGACTCCAAACGGTCATCATATTTCCTATGCAATGGTAGAAAACTTTTGCATAGCACTTATAGAAGGCAATTAGAAGTCAGAAAAGGACACCAATCTCAATGGGTATATTTGGTGAGTAAATCAGACTATTCTGGCACTACCaatgaagaggaaaaagaagacgGTGTGTCTAGGGCAACCTTGATATGGAGGGCGGTTAAATTACCAATGTACTCTGTTGCTTTGGTTCCTCTCACT GTGGGTAGCGCAGCTGCATATTTTCAGACAGGCATATGCTCAGCTAGGCGTTTTTTTGTTCTCTTGGCTTCCTCTGTTCTTGTTATCACATGGCTCAATTTAAG CAATGATGTTTACGATTTCGACACTGGAGCAgataagaacaaaaaagaatcaGTTGTAAACCTAGTTGGCAt CCGTACAGGAACCCTAGTTGCTGCTTATTCACTTCTTGCTCTTGGCTTCGTGGGGCTGACATGGGTATCTATGGAGGCTGGAAGTATACGTTCAATAATGTTACTGGCATGCTCAATTATTTGTGGTTATATTTATCAG AGCCCGCCATTTCGATTAAGCTACCAAGGATTGGGAGAGCCCCTGTGCTTTGCAGCATTTGGTCCATTTGCTAGTACTGCTTTCTACCTATTGCAAGGCAGCACAAG GAAGATGAACCATCTTCCCATTAGTGGCACAATTCTTTCTGCATCAATCCTAGTTGGCATCACAACAACCCTAATCCTTTTTTGTAGTCACTTCCATCAG GTAGAAGGAGATAAGGCAGTTGGAAAAATGTCCCCTCTG GTTAGGCTTGGTACCAGAAGAGGTTCAAAGGCAGTAAAGGTGACTGTCATAACACTTTATGTCCTTGCGTTTGCTCTTGGTCTAATCAATGCTCTTCCTTTTACTTCCATT CTTCTCTGTGCTTTTACATTGCCCATGGGAAAAGTGTTTGTCACATATGTCGAAGATAACCACAAG GACAACCAGAAGATCTTCATGGCCAAATACTATTGCGTGAGATTTCATGCTTTATTCGGAGCTGCATTGGCTGCTGGATTGGTGGTGGCTAGAATGATGGGTGAAAGATATGTTCCAAGGCTTATACTCTTTTGa
- the LOC122310899 gene encoding 2-carboxy-1,4-naphthoquinone phytyltransferase, chloroplastic isoform X1, which produces MRMAATFCNLNPGSGLKKLNECLLHQSYMTRYYLDSKRSSYFLCNGRKLLHSTYRRQLEVRKGHQSQWVYLVSKSDYSGTTNEEEKEDGVSRATLIWRAVKLPMYSVALVPLTVGSAAAYFQTGICSARRFFVLLASSVLVITWLNLRTHIYGMYDIFLQPKLIHHNDVYDFDTGADKNKKESVVNLVGIRTGTLVAAYSLLALGFVGLTWVSMEAGSIRSIMLLACSIICGYIYQSPPFRLSYQGLGEPLCFAAFGPFASTAFYLLQGSTRKMNHLPISGTILSASILVGITTTLILFCSHFHQVEGDKAVGKMSPLVRLGTRRGSKAVKVTVITLYVLAFALGLINALPFTSILLCAFTLPMGKVFVTYVEDNHKVSDKLDNQKIFMAKYYCVRFHALFGAALAAGLVVARMMGERYVPRLILF; this is translated from the exons GTATTATCTGGACTCCAAACGGTCATCATATTTCCTATGCAATGGTAGAAAACTTTTGCATAGCACTTATAGAAGGCAATTAGAAGTCAGAAAAGGACACCAATCTCAATGGGTATATTTGGTGAGTAAATCAGACTATTCTGGCACTACCaatgaagaggaaaaagaagacgGTGTGTCTAGGGCAACCTTGATATGGAGGGCGGTTAAATTACCAATGTACTCTGTTGCTTTGGTTCCTCTCACT GTGGGTAGCGCAGCTGCATATTTTCAGACAGGCATATGCTCAGCTAGGCGTTTTTTTGTTCTCTTGGCTTCCTCTGTTCTTGTTATCACATGGCTCAATTTAAG GACACACATATATGGAATGTATGACATTTTCTTGCAACCGAAGTTGATCCATCA CAATGATGTTTACGATTTCGACACTGGAGCAgataagaacaaaaaagaatcaGTTGTAAACCTAGTTGGCAt CCGTACAGGAACCCTAGTTGCTGCTTATTCACTTCTTGCTCTTGGCTTCGTGGGGCTGACATGGGTATCTATGGAGGCTGGAAGTATACGTTCAATAATGTTACTGGCATGCTCAATTATTTGTGGTTATATTTATCAG AGCCCGCCATTTCGATTAAGCTACCAAGGATTGGGAGAGCCCCTGTGCTTTGCAGCATTTGGTCCATTTGCTAGTACTGCTTTCTACCTATTGCAAGGCAGCACAAG GAAGATGAACCATCTTCCCATTAGTGGCACAATTCTTTCTGCATCAATCCTAGTTGGCATCACAACAACCCTAATCCTTTTTTGTAGTCACTTCCATCAG GTAGAAGGAGATAAGGCAGTTGGAAAAATGTCCCCTCTG GTTAGGCTTGGTACCAGAAGAGGTTCAAAGGCAGTAAAGGTGACTGTCATAACACTTTATGTCCTTGCGTTTGCTCTTGGTCTAATCAATGCTCTTCCTTTTACTTCCATT CTTCTCTGTGCTTTTACATTGCCCATGGGAAAAGTGTTTGTCACATATGTCGAAGATAACCACAAGGTCAGTGATAAACTT GACAACCAGAAGATCTTCATGGCCAAATACTATTGCGTGAGATTTCATGCTTTATTCGGAGCTGCATTGGCTGCTGGATTGGTGGTGGCTAGAATGATGGGTGAAAGATATGTTCCAAGGCTTATACTCTTTTGa
- the LOC122310899 gene encoding 2-carboxy-1,4-naphthoquinone phytyltransferase, chloroplastic isoform X5 yields MRMAATFCNLNPGSGLKKLNECLLHQSYMTRYYLDSKRSSYFLCNGRKLLHSTYRRQLEVRKGHQSQWVYLVSKSDYSGTTNEEEKEDGVSRATLIWRAVKLPMYSVALVPLTVGSAAAYFQTGICSARRFFVLLASSVLVITWLNLRTHIYGMYDIFLQPKLIHHNDVYDFDTGADKNKKESVVNLVGIRTGTLVAAYSLLALGFVGLTWVSMEAGSIRSIMLLACSIICGYIYQSPPFRLSYQGLGEPLCFAAFGPFASTAFYLLQGSTRKMNHLPISGTILSASILVGITTTLILFCSHFHQVEGDKAVGKMSPLVRLGTRRGSKAVKLLCAFTLPMGKVFVTYVEDNHKVSDKLDNQKIFMAKYYCVRFHALFGAALAAGLVVARMMGERYVPRLILF; encoded by the exons GTATTATCTGGACTCCAAACGGTCATCATATTTCCTATGCAATGGTAGAAAACTTTTGCATAGCACTTATAGAAGGCAATTAGAAGTCAGAAAAGGACACCAATCTCAATGGGTATATTTGGTGAGTAAATCAGACTATTCTGGCACTACCaatgaagaggaaaaagaagacgGTGTGTCTAGGGCAACCTTGATATGGAGGGCGGTTAAATTACCAATGTACTCTGTTGCTTTGGTTCCTCTCACT GTGGGTAGCGCAGCTGCATATTTTCAGACAGGCATATGCTCAGCTAGGCGTTTTTTTGTTCTCTTGGCTTCCTCTGTTCTTGTTATCACATGGCTCAATTTAAG GACACACATATATGGAATGTATGACATTTTCTTGCAACCGAAGTTGATCCATCA CAATGATGTTTACGATTTCGACACTGGAGCAgataagaacaaaaaagaatcaGTTGTAAACCTAGTTGGCAt CCGTACAGGAACCCTAGTTGCTGCTTATTCACTTCTTGCTCTTGGCTTCGTGGGGCTGACATGGGTATCTATGGAGGCTGGAAGTATACGTTCAATAATGTTACTGGCATGCTCAATTATTTGTGGTTATATTTATCAG AGCCCGCCATTTCGATTAAGCTACCAAGGATTGGGAGAGCCCCTGTGCTTTGCAGCATTTGGTCCATTTGCTAGTACTGCTTTCTACCTATTGCAAGGCAGCACAAG GAAGATGAACCATCTTCCCATTAGTGGCACAATTCTTTCTGCATCAATCCTAGTTGGCATCACAACAACCCTAATCCTTTTTTGTAGTCACTTCCATCAG GTAGAAGGAGATAAGGCAGTTGGAAAAATGTCCCCTCTG GTTAGGCTTGGTACCAGAAGAGGTTCAAAGGCAGTAAAG CTTCTCTGTGCTTTTACATTGCCCATGGGAAAAGTGTTTGTCACATATGTCGAAGATAACCACAAGGTCAGTGATAAACTT GACAACCAGAAGATCTTCATGGCCAAATACTATTGCGTGAGATTTCATGCTTTATTCGGAGCTGCATTGGCTGCTGGATTGGTGGTGGCTAGAATGATGGGTGAAAGATATGTTCCAAGGCTTATACTCTTTTGa
- the LOC122310899 gene encoding 2-carboxy-1,4-naphthoquinone phytyltransferase, chloroplastic isoform X6, with the protein MRMAATFCNLNPGSGLKKLNECLLHQSYMTRYYLDSKRSSYFLCNGRKLLHSTYRRQLEVRKGHQSQWVYLVSKSDYSGTTNEEEKEDGVSRATLIWRAVKLPMYSVALVPLTVGSAAAYFQTGICSARRFFVLLASSVLVITWLNLRTHIYGMYDIFLQPKLIHHNDVYDFDTGADKNKKESVVNLVGIRTGTLVAAYSLLALGFVGLTWVSMEAGSIRSIMLLACSIICGYIYQSPPFRLSYQGLGEPLCFAAFGPFASTAFYLLQGSTRKMNHLPISGTILSASILVGITTTLILFCSHFHQVEGDKAVGKMSPLVRLGTRRGSKAVKLLCAFTLPMGKVFVTYVEDNHKDNQKIFMAKYYCVRFHALFGAALAAGLVVARMMGERYVPRLILF; encoded by the exons GTATTATCTGGACTCCAAACGGTCATCATATTTCCTATGCAATGGTAGAAAACTTTTGCATAGCACTTATAGAAGGCAATTAGAAGTCAGAAAAGGACACCAATCTCAATGGGTATATTTGGTGAGTAAATCAGACTATTCTGGCACTACCaatgaagaggaaaaagaagacgGTGTGTCTAGGGCAACCTTGATATGGAGGGCGGTTAAATTACCAATGTACTCTGTTGCTTTGGTTCCTCTCACT GTGGGTAGCGCAGCTGCATATTTTCAGACAGGCATATGCTCAGCTAGGCGTTTTTTTGTTCTCTTGGCTTCCTCTGTTCTTGTTATCACATGGCTCAATTTAAG GACACACATATATGGAATGTATGACATTTTCTTGCAACCGAAGTTGATCCATCA CAATGATGTTTACGATTTCGACACTGGAGCAgataagaacaaaaaagaatcaGTTGTAAACCTAGTTGGCAt CCGTACAGGAACCCTAGTTGCTGCTTATTCACTTCTTGCTCTTGGCTTCGTGGGGCTGACATGGGTATCTATGGAGGCTGGAAGTATACGTTCAATAATGTTACTGGCATGCTCAATTATTTGTGGTTATATTTATCAG AGCCCGCCATTTCGATTAAGCTACCAAGGATTGGGAGAGCCCCTGTGCTTTGCAGCATTTGGTCCATTTGCTAGTACTGCTTTCTACCTATTGCAAGGCAGCACAAG GAAGATGAACCATCTTCCCATTAGTGGCACAATTCTTTCTGCATCAATCCTAGTTGGCATCACAACAACCCTAATCCTTTTTTGTAGTCACTTCCATCAG GTAGAAGGAGATAAGGCAGTTGGAAAAATGTCCCCTCTG GTTAGGCTTGGTACCAGAAGAGGTTCAAAGGCAGTAAAG CTTCTCTGTGCTTTTACATTGCCCATGGGAAAAGTGTTTGTCACATATGTCGAAGATAACCACAAG GACAACCAGAAGATCTTCATGGCCAAATACTATTGCGTGAGATTTCATGCTTTATTCGGAGCTGCATTGGCTGCTGGATTGGTGGTGGCTAGAATGATGGGTGAAAGATATGTTCCAAGGCTTATACTCTTTTGa